The Algoriphagus sp. TR-M9 genome has a window encoding:
- a CDS encoding AAA family ATPase, with amino-acid sequence MTSVNQKSNLKAPKNGEFLTIKSANQWIDEAKSKPIPKKIFGPFWYEEELCILFADTNQGKSLLAVQIIDSVTKGTSTLGLEMELPESKVIYFDLELTAKQFEMRYAQHDRDKDILFDHFEFSEHFLRAEINPYGYDESVEDYESFLFREIESQTTESGAKILVIDNLSCVISDNEKAKNTTPFLIRLNNLKKMYGWSILLIAHTPKRNLFAPISRNDIQGSKSFINLIDSCFAVGESQKDPSIKYLKQIKVRYGAFQFPSENVVVCKIGKESNFSSFKFLEYSKESEHLKHFDAADKAQVKNKAFELKKNGYSNVKIAMELGVSEGAVRKWLKQAEIEE; translated from the coding sequence ATGACTTCAGTAAATCAAAAATCTAATTTAAAGGCTCCCAAAAATGGTGAATTTTTAACCATCAAATCCGCGAACCAGTGGATAGACGAAGCCAAAAGTAAACCAATTCCCAAAAAGATATTTGGCCCATTTTGGTATGAAGAAGAGCTCTGTATCCTCTTTGCCGATACGAATCAGGGTAAATCTCTACTTGCAGTTCAAATCATCGATAGTGTGACAAAAGGCACTTCAACGTTAGGCCTCGAAATGGAACTTCCTGAATCCAAAGTAATTTACTTTGACTTGGAATTGACAGCCAAGCAATTTGAAATGCGATATGCCCAACACGATAGGGATAAAGACATCTTGTTTGACCATTTCGAATTCAGTGAGCACTTTTTAAGAGCTGAAATCAACCCATACGGGTATGATGAATCGGTAGAAGATTACGAATCCTTTCTCTTTCGTGAGATTGAAAGCCAAACTACTGAGTCCGGGGCAAAGATCCTGGTGATCGATAATCTGTCCTGTGTCATTTCTGACAATGAAAAAGCAAAAAATACTACTCCGTTTCTGATTCGGCTAAACAACCTAAAGAAGATGTATGGCTGGTCGATCTTGTTGATTGCTCATACTCCCAAGAGGAATTTGTTCGCTCCCATCAGTAGGAATGATATTCAGGGAAGTAAGAGTTTTATCAATCTTATTGACTCCTGCTTCGCAGTAGGCGAGAGTCAAAAAGATCCTTCGATAAAATATTTGAAACAGATTAAAGTCCGGTACGGAGCATTTCAATTTCCTTCAGAGAATGTAGTGGTCTGCAAAATCGGCAAGGAGTCTAATTTCAGTTCTTTCAAATTTTTAGAATATAGCAAAGAGTCAGAGCATCTAAAGCACTTCGATGCAGCTGATAAAGCCCAAGTAAAGAATAAAGCTTTTGAACTGAAAAAGAATGGCTATTCGAATGTGAAAATCGCCATGGAATTGGGTGTATCAGAAGGAGCCGTGCGAAAGTGGTTGAAACAGGCTGAAATCGAGGAATAG